A single region of the Kocuria rosea genome encodes:
- a CDS encoding SDR family oxidoreductase: protein MSVVIAGCGDLGTEIGLRLAGQGHEVLGLRRRAELLPPPLTGIAVDLSTEVPELPGDVELLVVATAADGRTPEAYRAAYVDGLRHLFDGLRAAGALPRRALLVSSTAVCGDADGGEVTEDTPPDPSTPTARILLEAEELFHEQFPHGTVLRLSGIYGPGRTRLIDKVRSGDGAAGAAWTNRIHRDDAAAAAVHLLTMDAQPLTLYLGTDDEPVPELEVLEFLAQELGVPRPEDVPEADAPHRGSKRLSNRRLRESGVELRHPTYREGYRAVLAGEGVRHP from the coding sequence ATGAGCGTGGTGATCGCGGGATGCGGAGACCTGGGCACGGAGATCGGGCTGCGGCTGGCCGGGCAGGGGCACGAGGTGCTGGGCCTGCGCCGCCGTGCGGAGCTGCTGCCGCCGCCCCTGACCGGGATCGCGGTGGACCTGAGCACCGAGGTGCCCGAGCTGCCGGGCGACGTCGAGCTGCTGGTCGTGGCCACCGCCGCGGACGGGCGGACGCCGGAGGCCTACCGGGCGGCCTACGTCGACGGCCTGCGCCACCTGTTCGACGGGCTGCGCGCCGCCGGGGCCCTGCCCCGGCGCGCCCTGCTGGTCTCCTCGACCGCCGTGTGCGGGGACGCCGACGGCGGGGAGGTCACCGAGGACACCCCGCCGGACCCCTCGACCCCGACCGCGCGGATCCTGCTGGAGGCCGAGGAGCTGTTCCACGAGCAGTTCCCGCACGGCACGGTCCTGCGGCTGTCCGGGATCTACGGGCCGGGCCGGACGCGGCTGATCGACAAGGTGCGCTCCGGGGACGGTGCCGCCGGGGCGGCCTGGACCAACCGCATCCACCGCGACGACGCGGCGGCGGCGGCCGTGCACCTGCTGACCATGGATGCGCAGCCGCTCACGCTGTACCTGGGCACGGACGACGAGCCCGTGCCCGAGCTCGAGGTCCTCGAGTTCCTGGCGCAGGAGCTCGGCGTCCCCCGGCCCGAGGACGTCCCGGAGGCGGACGCGCCGCACCGGGGCTCGAAGCGGCTGTCCAACCGGCGGCTGCGGGAGTCCGGCGTCGAGCTGCGCCACCCCACGTACCGGGAGGGCTACCGGGCGGTGCTCGCCGGGGAGGGCGTGCGCCACCCCTGA
- a CDS encoding pyridoxamine 5'-phosphate oxidase family protein — translation MEWYRKDVEELAPEDCWDRLRADGVARLAVVVDGAPEIFPINYVVDRGTIVFRSGLGTKVSGALGGLAVALEIDGHDPATATAWSVIVKGGAESVRPGHALMEALQLPLFPWQEGMKDQFVRIVPTAVTGRRFTMADHEAWNSRAAVGRRTPGGSARWTEAGSGGS, via the coding sequence GTGGAGTGGTACCGCAAGGACGTGGAGGAGCTCGCCCCCGAGGACTGCTGGGACCGGCTGCGGGCGGACGGCGTCGCCCGGCTGGCCGTCGTGGTGGACGGGGCGCCGGAGATCTTCCCGATCAACTACGTGGTCGACCGCGGGACGATCGTGTTCCGCTCGGGCCTGGGCACGAAGGTGAGCGGCGCGCTCGGGGGCCTGGCGGTGGCCCTCGAGATCGACGGGCACGACCCGGCGACCGCCACGGCGTGGAGCGTGATCGTCAAGGGCGGCGCCGAGAGCGTCCGGCCGGGCCACGCCCTGATGGAGGCCCTGCAGCTGCCCCTGTTCCCGTGGCAGGAGGGGATGAAGGACCAGTTCGTCCGCATCGTCCCGACCGCCGTGACAGGCCGGCGCTTCACCATGGCCGACCACGAGGCGTGGAACTCCCGGGCGGCCGTCGGCCGCCGGACCCCGGGCGGGTCCGCCCGCTGGACCGAGGCCGGCTCCGGCGGGTCGTGA
- a CDS encoding DUF488 family protein — translation MTAHTVYTVGHSTRSAEEFVALLRESGVQQLVDIRTVPRSRKNPQFDLDALPGTLAEAGIGHSYCKGLGGLRPTSKDSVNTAWRNESFRGYADHMLTDEFRAALAGLERLAEDRVVAIMCAEAVWWRCHRSLVAEALLVRGHDVQHIMGPGKLTPATLRDFAVVDGDRITYPGGEPCST, via the coding sequence ATGACCGCGCACACCGTCTACACCGTGGGCCACTCCACCCGCTCCGCCGAGGAGTTCGTGGCGCTGCTGCGGGAGTCCGGGGTGCAGCAGCTCGTCGACATCCGCACGGTGCCGCGCTCGCGGAAGAACCCGCAGTTCGACCTCGACGCGCTGCCGGGCACGCTCGCGGAGGCCGGCATCGGGCACAGCTACTGCAAGGGCCTTGGCGGGCTGCGCCCCACCTCGAAGGACTCGGTCAACACCGCCTGGCGCAACGAGTCCTTCCGCGGCTACGCCGACCACATGCTGACCGACGAGTTCCGGGCCGCGCTGGCCGGGCTCGAGCGCCTGGCCGAGGACCGCGTGGTCGCGATCATGTGCGCGGAGGCCGTCTGGTGGCGCTGCCACCGCTCGCTCGTGGCCGAGGCCCTGCTGGTGCGCGGGCACGACGTGCAGCACATCATGGGCCCCGGCAAGCTGACCCCCGCGACGCTGCGGGACTTCGCCGTGGTCGACGGAGACCGGATCACCTACCCAGGAGGAGAACCATGCAGCACCTGA
- a CDS encoding SDR family oxidoreductase encodes MSRTAIIGGHGKVALVLAQLLKTGGNDVTSIFRNPDHTDDVENTGASPVVADVEQLSVAQLADLLEGQDAVVWSAGAGGGSPERTYAVDRDAAIRAMDAAVMAGAKRFVMVSYFGAGQDHGVPEDDPFHAYAQAKADADDHLRASSLDWTIVGPGALTEDEATGRIDVSAGERDGEHRTSRANVALVVAAVLDDPSTIGKTIEFSDGHTLITEALEVQP; translated from the coding sequence ATGTCCCGCACAGCCATCATCGGCGGCCACGGCAAGGTCGCCCTCGTTCTCGCCCAGCTGCTCAAGACCGGCGGCAACGACGTCACGAGCATCTTCCGCAACCCCGACCACACGGACGACGTCGAGAACACCGGCGCGTCCCCCGTGGTGGCCGACGTGGAGCAGCTGTCGGTCGCCCAGCTCGCGGACCTGCTCGAGGGCCAGGACGCCGTCGTGTGGAGCGCCGGCGCCGGCGGCGGCAGCCCCGAGCGCACCTACGCCGTGGACCGGGACGCGGCGATCCGCGCGATGGACGCGGCCGTGATGGCCGGCGCCAAGCGCTTCGTCATGGTCTCCTACTTCGGCGCCGGCCAGGACCACGGCGTCCCCGAGGACGACCCCTTCCACGCCTACGCCCAGGCCAAGGCCGACGCCGACGACCACCTGCGCGCCTCCTCGCTCGACTGGACGATCGTGGGCCCCGGCGCCCTCACCGAGGACGAGGCGACCGGCAGGATCGACGTGTCCGCGGGCGAGCGGGACGGCGAGCACCGGACCTCGCGGGCCAACGTGGCGCTCGTGGTCGCGGCCGTGCTGGACGACCCCTCGACCATCGGGAAGACCATCGAGTTCTCCGACGGCCACACGCTCATCACCGAGGCGCTCGAGGTGCAGCCGTGA
- a CDS encoding nuclear transport factor 2 family protein, with protein MSPAPGAGWDRVPAADALEIGTVLSRCARVVDARAWPDLDRVFTGDAVVVSPGGTARGPAEIVERTLAETRDPHLVTDTVLRRFTPDRVRAWSKWLVVCADGTALGGDQLDLFVRTPDGWRIAERRIAALDAPGPGTTGPGATARVLGTADFLA; from the coding sequence GTGAGCCCCGCACCGGGCGCGGGGTGGGACCGGGTGCCCGCCGCCGACGCGCTCGAGATCGGCACCGTCCTGAGCCGGTGCGCCCGGGTGGTGGACGCCCGCGCCTGGCCGGACCTGGACCGGGTGTTCACCGGGGACGCCGTCGTCGTCTCCCCGGGCGGGACCGCGCGCGGGCCCGCGGAGATCGTCGAGCGGACCCTGGCCGAGACCCGGGACCCCCACCTGGTCACCGACACGGTGCTGCGCCGGTTCACCCCGGACCGGGTGCGGGCCTGGAGCAAGTGGCTGGTGGTGTGCGCCGACGGGACCGCGCTGGGCGGGGACCAGCTGGACCTGTTCGTGCGCACCCCGGACGGCTGGCGGATCGCCGAGCGCCGCATCGCCGCCCTGGACGCGCCCGGACCCGGCACGACCGGGCCCGGCGCGACCGCACGCGTCCTGGGGACGGCCGACTTCCTGGCCTAG
- a CDS encoding nuclear transport factor 2 family protein, whose protein sequence is MDDTQVSEQTAESTTESTTGALSAQDRIEIAEILSFSSHLLDNRQWDMFGEVFVPGVRLSAPQGEFDGPAGVRRFVESVDLARFPATHTLNSIVEAVDEDTAVCWSRMLLLTWDRRVACGDYIDTFRRTADGWRIERRTVAPRNDSASAALAEGGYAPAPYAYAMFDDAVLAAADRARR, encoded by the coding sequence ATGGACGACACACAGGTCTCGGAGCAGACCGCGGAGAGCACGACGGAGAGCACCACCGGGGCGCTCAGCGCCCAGGACCGGATCGAGATCGCCGAGATCCTGAGCTTCTCCTCGCACCTGCTGGACAACCGCCAGTGGGACATGTTCGGGGAGGTGTTCGTGCCGGGAGTCCGCCTCAGCGCACCGCAGGGGGAGTTCGACGGCCCGGCGGGCGTGCGGCGCTTCGTCGAGTCCGTCGATCTCGCCCGCTTCCCCGCCACGCACACGCTGAACTCGATCGTGGAGGCCGTGGACGAGGACACCGCCGTGTGCTGGTCCAGGATGCTGCTGCTGACGTGGGACCGGAGGGTGGCCTGCGGCGACTACATCGACACGTTCCGCCGCACCGCCGACGGGTGGCGGATCGAGCGGCGCACCGTGGCGCCCCGCAACGACTCCGCCTCCGCGGCGCTCGCCGAGGGCGGCTACGCGCCGGCCCCGTACGCCTACGCGATGTTCGACGACGCCGTGCTCGCGGCCGCCGACCGGGCCCGCCGGTGA
- a CDS encoding pyridoxamine 5'-phosphate oxidase family protein, protein MSTHQDDIQHIVEFVNRTRVGMLSTREATGKLVSRPMTVVDVAPGEDLNFFTSRDTSSVRDVAANDAVNVAFVGDHEWVSISGAAEVVEDRQVLEGLWSDALKAYYPDGPATPGLVVLRVRTETAEHWRSPGTVATALRWARARATGEQIDPGQSTVVDL, encoded by the coding sequence ATGAGCACCCACCAGGATGACATCCAGCACATCGTCGAGTTCGTGAACCGCACCCGCGTCGGCATGCTCAGCACCCGCGAGGCCACCGGCAAGCTCGTCAGCCGCCCGATGACCGTGGTCGACGTGGCCCCGGGGGAGGACCTCAACTTCTTCACCAGCCGGGACACCTCCTCGGTCCGGGACGTGGCGGCCAACGACGCCGTCAACGTCGCGTTCGTGGGGGACCACGAATGGGTCTCGATCTCCGGCGCCGCCGAGGTGGTCGAGGACCGGCAGGTGCTCGAGGGGCTGTGGTCCGACGCGCTGAAGGCGTACTACCCGGACGGGCCCGCCACACCCGGGCTCGTGGTGCTGCGCGTGCGCACGGAGACCGCCGAGCACTGGCGCAGCCCCGGGACGGTCGCCACCGCGCTGCGCTGGGCCAGGGCCCGCGCCACCGGGGAGCAGATCGACCCCGGCCAGTCCACGGTGGTGGACCTGTGA
- a CDS encoding acylphosphatase: MSLPPIHQGATAGRDPERLDLEEVLRLTAVVHGSVQGVGFRWWTARHAERLGLHGSAVNNADGTVGVIAEGPRHAVRDLLKALNGGGTPGAVMKVDSHYGPATGEFRGFVTG, translated from the coding sequence GTGAGCCTGCCCCCGATCCACCAGGGAGCCACCGCCGGGCGGGACCCCGAACGGCTGGACCTCGAGGAGGTCCTGCGCCTGACCGCCGTGGTGCACGGCTCCGTGCAGGGCGTCGGGTTCCGCTGGTGGACCGCGCGCCACGCGGAGCGGCTGGGCCTGCACGGCTCGGCGGTGAACAACGCGGACGGCACCGTGGGGGTGATCGCCGAGGGCCCCCGGCACGCCGTGCGGGACCTGCTCAAGGCCCTCAACGGCGGCGGCACCCCCGGCGCCGTGATGAAGGTGGACTCCCACTACGGCCCCGCCACCGGGGAGTTCCGCGGGTTCGTCACCGGCTGA
- a CDS encoding cation diffusion facilitator family transporter, giving the protein MAHDHAGDRGRAEHDHGPGHSHAGPGTDRWRIATALGITAALFVVQLVGALWTGSLALLIDTAHVLTDAGGLLLALIAAQLTLRPPSARRTWGWRRAEIVAAALQAGVLLAVGLFVLVEGVRRFLEPHPVASAEMLVFGALGLAGNLVAMAVLFGGRRSNLNLRAAMLEVLNDALGSVAVIVAAVVITLTGWVQADAVVALLIGALIVPRTVRLLVESLSVLMESVPPGLDMDEVRGHILELPHVVEVHDLHATRISSDLPVLTAHVVLEEEYFYSGGSAEALGRIQQCVAEHFPVSVQHSTIQLEPADHDEPEVCAPHEH; this is encoded by the coding sequence ATGGCTCACGACCACGCCGGGGACCGCGGACGCGCGGAGCACGACCACGGGCCCGGGCACTCGCACGCCGGCCCCGGGACCGACCGGTGGCGGATCGCCACCGCCCTCGGGATCACCGCGGCGCTGTTCGTCGTCCAGCTGGTCGGCGCCCTGTGGACGGGCTCCCTGGCGCTCCTCATCGACACCGCCCACGTGCTCACGGACGCGGGCGGGCTGCTGCTCGCGCTGATCGCCGCGCAGCTGACCCTGCGCCCGCCCAGCGCCCGGCGCACGTGGGGCTGGCGGCGCGCGGAGATCGTGGCCGCGGCCCTGCAGGCCGGGGTGCTGCTGGCCGTGGGGCTGTTCGTGCTCGTGGAGGGCGTGCGCCGGTTCCTCGAGCCGCACCCGGTGGCCTCGGCCGAGATGCTGGTCTTCGGCGCCCTGGGCCTGGCCGGCAACCTCGTGGCGATGGCCGTGCTCTTCGGGGGCCGGCGCTCGAACCTGAACCTGCGCGCGGCGATGCTCGAGGTGCTCAACGACGCACTGGGCTCGGTCGCCGTGATCGTCGCGGCAGTGGTCATCACCCTCACCGGCTGGGTGCAGGCGGACGCCGTGGTGGCGCTGCTCATCGGGGCGCTCATCGTGCCCCGCACCGTCCGGCTGCTCGTGGAGTCCCTGTCCGTGCTCATGGAGAGCGTGCCCCCCGGGCTCGACATGGACGAGGTCCGCGGGCACATCCTCGAGCTCCCGCACGTGGTGGAGGTCCACGACCTGCACGCGACCCGGATCTCCTCGGACCTGCCCGTGCTCACCGCCCACGTGGTGCTCGAGGAGGAGTACTTCTACTCCGGCGGCTCCGCGGAGGCGCTGGGCCGGATCCAGCAGTGCGTGGCCGAGCACTTCCCCGTGTCCGTCCAGCACTCCACGATCCAGCTGGAGCCCGCCGACCACGACGAACCGGAGGTCTGCGCCCCCCATGAGCACTGA
- a CDS encoding DUF779 domain-containing protein, with product MPGNTAGSAAGDTAGDTAVLESVPAVEGETFSRVALTPAAVELLGTLRGIHGRLMFHQSGGCCDGSAPMCYPAGDFLTGPADVLLGVFTLPGDPATAELEFWMSREQFEYWKHTLLTVDVVEGRGSGFSVEAPEGKRFLIRSVLMQDPAGS from the coding sequence ATCCCCGGGAACACCGCCGGGAGCGCCGCCGGGGACACCGCCGGGGACACCGCCGTCCTGGAGTCCGTCCCCGCCGTCGAGGGCGAGACGTTCTCCCGGGTGGCCCTGACGCCGGCCGCCGTGGAGCTGCTCGGGACGCTGCGGGGGATCCACGGGCGGCTGATGTTCCACCAGTCCGGCGGGTGCTGCGACGGCTCCGCGCCCATGTGCTACCCGGCCGGGGACTTCCTCACCGGCCCGGCGGACGTGCTGCTGGGCGTGTTCACGCTGCCCGGTGACCCGGCCACGGCCGAACTCGAGTTCTGGATGTCCCGCGAGCAGTTCGAGTACTGGAAGCACACCCTCCTCACGGTGGACGTGGTGGAGGGCCGCGGCTCCGGGTTCTCGGTGGAGGCGCCGGAGGGCAAGCGCTTCCTGATCCGCTCGGTGCTCATGCAGGATCCGGCCGGCTCCTGA
- a CDS encoding spermidine synthase, with product MRRYLKDAGVHAEITPDGFTEGGFVLSIGGAEQSHVDLARPGEIFYEYLRRIGGVVDVVAAPGAPVTAVHLGAGALTLARYVAATRPGSAQVAVELERELPAFVLEALPLPAGADVRVVIDDARAALPDVVAPGTADLVVLDVFSGRDAPAHLTEPSFYAEAAGLLAPGGVLVVNVGDDPGLAFFAGQARAMREALADVWCLAEERLLTGRYPGNLVLVGGRRALPREWADAFAAAGPHPAGVLDGLGLEELLHRL from the coding sequence ATGCGCAGATACCTCAAGGACGCCGGCGTGCACGCCGAGATCACCCCGGACGGCTTCACCGAGGGCGGGTTCGTGCTCTCCATCGGCGGGGCCGAGCAGTCCCACGTGGACCTCGCCCGCCCCGGGGAGATCTTCTACGAGTACCTGCGGCGGATCGGCGGCGTCGTCGACGTGGTGGCGGCGCCGGGTGCGCCGGTCACCGCGGTCCACCTGGGCGCCGGGGCCCTGACGCTCGCCCGGTACGTGGCCGCGACCCGGCCCGGCTCCGCGCAGGTGGCCGTGGAGCTGGAGCGGGAGCTGCCCGCGTTCGTGCTCGAGGCGCTGCCCCTGCCCGCGGGGGCGGACGTGCGCGTCGTGATCGACGACGCCCGGGCGGCCCTGCCGGACGTCGTCGCCCCCGGGACCGCGGACCTCGTGGTCCTCGACGTCTTCTCGGGCCGGGACGCCCCCGCCCACCTCACGGAGCCGTCCTTCTACGCCGAGGCCGCCGGGCTGCTGGCGCCCGGCGGGGTGCTGGTCGTCAACGTGGGCGACGACCCCGGGCTGGCGTTCTTCGCCGGGCAGGCGCGGGCGATGCGGGAGGCGCTGGCCGACGTGTGGTGCCTGGCCGAGGAGCGGCTGCTCACGGGGCGCTACCCGGGCAACCTGGTCCTCGTGGGCGGGCGCCGGGCCCTGCCCCGGGAGTGGGCGGACGCCTTCGCCGCCGCCGGACCGCACCCGGCGGGCGTGCTGGACGGCCTCGGCCTGGAGGAACTGCTCCACCGCCTGTAG
- a CDS encoding MDR family MFS transporter: protein MAPDVPVSETPPVPAPAPATGLPDTGPPAVVADTDHSARNRLVIGLLLVSTFVVILNETIMGVALPRLMADLSVTAVAGQWLTTAYMLTMAVVIPVTGFLLQRLHTRPVFLTAMTLFSLGTLVCAAAPGFGTLLAGRVVQAGGTAIMMPLLMTTVLTLVPPAGRGRVMGNISIVISVAPAVGPTISGVILSVLEWRWMFILVLPIAVGSLLLGAWRMQNVTEPRPAPLDVVSVVLSALGFGGLVYGLSTLGEGGDAALPAWVPLVLGVAALAVFVRRQTRLQRADRALLDLRTFRSRVFTMSTAVLTVSMMALFGTLIVLPIYLQTVHGLDPLGTGLLLLPGGLVMGLLAPFVGRVYDRSGPTVLLVPGSILLSASLWYLASTTGATPVPMVLLAHVVLSTGLALMFTPLFTAGLGALPTRLYSHGSAMVGTLQQVAGAAGTALFVTVLTLSAAGAAAAGASAPEATEAGVRSAFLCGGIISLLAVVGSFGVRRPAGTESAAGAED, encoded by the coding sequence ATGGCACCCGACGTCCCCGTGTCCGAGACCCCTCCCGTCCCCGCCCCCGCGCCCGCCACCGGGCTCCCGGACACCGGCCCCCCGGCCGTCGTCGCGGACACCGACCACTCCGCCCGCAACCGCCTGGTCATCGGGCTGCTGCTGGTCTCCACGTTCGTGGTGATCCTCAACGAGACGATCATGGGCGTGGCGCTGCCCCGCCTCATGGCCGATCTCTCGGTCACGGCGGTCGCCGGCCAGTGGCTCACCACCGCCTACATGCTGACCATGGCCGTGGTCATCCCGGTGACGGGGTTCCTGCTCCAGCGCCTGCACACCCGGCCCGTGTTCCTGACCGCCATGACCCTGTTCAGCCTCGGCACCCTCGTCTGCGCGGCCGCGCCCGGGTTCGGGACGCTGCTCGCGGGGCGGGTGGTGCAGGCCGGCGGCACGGCCATCATGATGCCGCTGCTGATGACCACGGTGCTGACCCTGGTGCCGCCGGCCGGGCGCGGGCGGGTCATGGGCAACATCTCGATCGTCATCTCGGTGGCCCCTGCCGTGGGGCCCACCATCTCGGGCGTCATCCTCAGCGTGCTCGAGTGGCGGTGGATGTTCATCCTGGTGCTGCCGATCGCGGTGGGCTCCCTGCTGCTCGGCGCGTGGCGGATGCAGAACGTCACCGAGCCCCGCCCGGCGCCGCTGGACGTGGTCTCGGTGGTGCTCTCGGCCCTGGGCTTCGGCGGCCTCGTCTACGGCCTGAGCACCCTCGGCGAGGGCGGGGACGCCGCGCTCCCGGCGTGGGTGCCGCTCGTGCTGGGCGTGGCAGCGCTGGCCGTGTTCGTGCGCCGCCAGACGCGGCTGCAGCGCGCGGACCGCGCCCTGCTGGACCTGCGGACCTTCCGGTCCCGGGTGTTCACGATGTCCACGGCGGTGCTCACCGTCAGCATGATGGCCCTCTTCGGCACGCTGATCGTCCTGCCCATCTACCTGCAGACCGTGCACGGCCTCGACCCCCTGGGCACGGGCCTGCTGCTGCTGCCCGGCGGGCTCGTCATGGGACTGCTGGCGCCCTTCGTGGGGCGGGTCTACGACCGCTCGGGCCCCACCGTGCTGCTCGTGCCGGGCTCGATCCTGCTGAGCGCGTCCCTGTGGTACCTCGCCTCCACCACGGGGGCCACGCCCGTCCCGATGGTGCTGCTCGCCCACGTGGTGCTCAGCACGGGTCTGGCCCTGATGTTCACCCCGCTGTTCACCGCGGGCCTGGGCGCCCTGCCGACACGGCTGTACTCGCACGGCTCCGCCATGGTGGGCACCCTGCAGCAGGTGGCGGGCGCGGCGGGCACGGCCCTGTTCGTCACCGTGCTGACCCTCTCCGCCGCCGGCGCGGCGGCCGCCGGGGCCTCGGCTCCGGAGGCCACCGAGGCGGGCGTGCGGAGCGCTTTCCTGTGCGGCGGGATCATCTCGCTGCTCGCCGTCGTCGGCTCCTTCGGGGTGCGCCGCCCCGCGGGCACGGAGAGCGCCGCCGGCGCGGAGGACTGA
- a CDS encoding cyclodeaminase/cyclohydrolase family protein, whose translation MISSENVRAYVERMASDEPAPGGGAAGALQAALGAALIAMSARYSTASEHTDRARRAADRAEELIPRALGLADADAEAFGALSAAYTLPKDTAEEKAERSRAVQEATAGAARPPRELIGVGTEVVGLARELTGWCNPNVLSDVAAASEAARAAVATAMVTLEINVRALKDAATREELRAGLAEGERAVEDAAELTRLIRERVRG comes from the coding sequence GTGATCAGCTCGGAGAACGTCAGGGCCTACGTGGAGCGCATGGCCTCGGACGAGCCCGCCCCCGGCGGCGGCGCCGCGGGCGCCCTGCAGGCGGCGCTGGGCGCGGCCCTGATCGCGATGTCCGCACGCTACTCCACGGCGTCCGAGCACACGGACCGTGCCCGGCGCGCGGCCGACCGGGCCGAGGAGCTGATCCCGCGCGCGCTGGGCCTGGCGGACGCCGACGCCGAGGCCTTCGGCGCGCTCTCGGCCGCCTACACCCTGCCGAAGGACACCGCCGAGGAGAAGGCGGAGCGCTCGCGGGCGGTCCAGGAGGCCACGGCCGGCGCCGCGCGTCCCCCGCGGGAGCTGATCGGCGTGGGCACCGAGGTGGTCGGGCTCGCGCGCGAGCTGACCGGCTGGTGCAACCCCAACGTCCTCAGCGACGTGGCGGCGGCCTCCGAGGCGGCCCGGGCCGCGGTGGCCACGGCCATGGTCACGCTCGAGATCAACGTCCGCGCCCTCAAGGACGCCGCGACCCGGGAGGAGCTGCGTGCGGGGCTGGCCGAGGGCGAGCGGGCCGTCGAGGACGCCGCGGAGCTCACGCGGCTGATCCGCGAGCGCGTCCGGGGCTGA